From Rhodanobacteraceae bacterium, the proteins below share one genomic window:
- a CDS encoding N-formylglutamate deformylase — protein sequence MPDFVLHEGIAPLLVSLPHDGTALPAAIEARASAAARRVPDTDWHVGKLYAFAHELGASVITPHWSRYVADLNRDPEGHKLYPERAETALVPVTTFAGEPIYAAGDEPHDKEIALRRAMYWEPYHEALAGELARMRRQHPRVVLWDGHSIKSRVPMFFDGQLPDFNLGTANGASCSPELQARLTNVLRERSTGSDGHYSHVVNGRFKGGYITRHYGRPETGVEAVQLELAQYTYMDEDSFAYLPEQAAPVQAVIRALLETCLHHVGA from the coding sequence ATGCCGGACTTTGTGTTACACGAGGGCATCGCCCCGCTGCTGGTCAGCCTGCCGCACGACGGCACCGCGTTGCCGGCGGCCATCGAGGCGCGCGCCAGCGCCGCGGCAAGGCGGGTGCCCGATACCGACTGGCACGTGGGCAAGCTGTACGCCTTCGCGCACGAGCTGGGCGCTTCGGTGATCACGCCGCACTGGTCGCGTTACGTTGCGGACCTCAACCGCGATCCCGAGGGACACAAGCTGTATCCCGAGCGCGCGGAAACCGCGCTGGTACCGGTCACGACTTTCGCGGGCGAACCGATCTACGCCGCGGGCGACGAGCCGCACGACAAGGAAATCGCGCTGCGCCGCGCGATGTACTGGGAGCCGTACCACGAGGCGCTGGCGGGTGAACTGGCACGCATGCGCAGGCAGCATCCGCGCGTGGTGCTATGGGACGGGCATTCCATCAAGAGCCGGGTGCCGATGTTCTTCGATGGCCAGTTGCCTGATTTCAACCTCGGCACCGCGAATGGCGCGAGTTGCTCGCCGGAATTGCAGGCGCGCCTGACCAATGTGCTGCGCGAGCGCTCGACGGGCAGCGACGGGCACTACAGCCACGTCGTCAACGGACGCTTCAAGGGCGGCTACATCACGCGCCACTACGGCCGCCCGGAAACCGGCGTCGAAGCGGTGCAACTGGAACTGGCCCAGTACACCTACATGGACGAAGACAGCTTCGCGTACCTGCCGGAACAGGCGGCGCCGGTGCAGGCGGTCATACGCGCGCTGCTGGAGACTTGCCTGCATCATGTCGGTGCGTGA
- a CDS encoding RidA family protein: MNDSTSTEAAPAPVGAYPHARRVGDLLFLSGIGPRVPGSDKIPGNVFNPRGTLVAHDIAAQTRQVFANVRAVLEASGARWEDLVDVTVFLTDMALDFATYNKIWSEYFPDPAAAPCRTTLGITALPTPIAIELKCIARLRAG; encoded by the coding sequence ATGAACGACAGCACCTCGACCGAGGCCGCACCCGCGCCCGTCGGCGCCTACCCGCACGCGCGGCGCGTCGGCGACCTGCTGTTCCTCTCCGGCATCGGTCCGCGCGTGCCCGGCAGCGACAAGATTCCCGGCAACGTCTTCAACCCCCGCGGCACGCTGGTCGCGCACGACATCGCGGCGCAGACGCGCCAGGTGTTCGCGAACGTGCGCGCGGTACTGGAAGCCTCGGGCGCGCGCTGGGAAGACCTCGTCGACGTGACGGTGTTCCTCACCGACATGGCGCTCGACTTCGCGACCTACAACAAGATCTGGTCCGAATACTTTCCCGATCCCGCCGCCGCGCCCTGCCGCACCACGCTGGGCATCACCGCGTTGCCGACGCCGATCGCGATCGAGTTGAAATGCATCGCGCGCCTGCGCGCTGGCTGA
- a CDS encoding Carbonic anhydrase, beta class encodes MPSPQELLQNNRRWSEAIRAQDPGFFERLSKQQTPKFLWIGCSDSRVPANQILGIDPGEVFVHRNISNLVLHSDMNCLSVMQFAVDVLKVEHIMITGHYGCGGVGAALKGDRLGLVDNWLRYIGDTLERHRSEVDALPEGRRHDRLCELNVIEQVANACHTTVVRDAWDRGQPLTVHGWCYGLSDGCIHDLGMQVARFDALEQAYENALTLRESAAA; translated from the coding sequence ATGCCATCGCCCCAGGAACTCCTCCAGAACAATCGCCGCTGGTCGGAAGCGATCCGCGCGCAGGATCCCGGATTCTTCGAGCGTTTGTCGAAGCAGCAGACGCCGAAATTCCTGTGGATCGGCTGTTCGGATTCGCGCGTGCCGGCCAACCAGATCCTCGGTATCGATCCCGGCGAGGTGTTCGTGCACCGGAACATCTCCAACCTCGTGCTGCATTCCGACATGAATTGCCTGTCGGTGATGCAGTTCGCGGTGGACGTGCTGAAGGTCGAGCACATCATGATCACCGGCCACTACGGTTGCGGCGGCGTCGGCGCCGCGCTCAAGGGTGACCGGCTGGGCCTGGTCGACAACTGGTTGCGCTACATCGGTGACACGCTGGAACGCCATCGATCCGAAGTCGACGCGCTGCCGGAAGGCCGGCGCCACGATCGCCTGTGCGAACTCAACGTGATCGAACAGGTCGCGAACGCCTGCCACACCACCGTCGTGCGCGACGCATGGGATCGCGGCCAGCCGCTCACGGTGCACGGCTGGTGCTATGGTTTGTCCGACGGCTGCATCCACGATCTCGGAATGCAAGTCGCGCGCTTCGACGCGCTCGAGCAGGCGTACGAGAATGCCCTGACGCTGCGGGAATCCGCGGCCGCCTGA
- a CDS encoding 5-carboxymethyl-2-hydroxymuconate semialdehyde dehydrogenase has translation MRDIALSNLIDGKLIAPASGAYIDVFEPATGEVYARCPDSDTRDVEAAVVAAERAASAWAALAAGERAQHLHRLADTVEARLDELAREESRDSGKPVMLARSVDIPRAVSNLRFFAEAITQWPGESHVDARAVNFTLRQPLGVVGCISPWNLPLYLFTWKIAPALAAGTAVVAKPSEITPFTAFRLAELAVECGLPPGVLNIVHGLGPKVGQAIVEHPTIKAVSFTGSTRTGAFIAESAAKQFKKVSLEMGGKNPAIVFADADLSEANLDIIMRSGFSNQGEICLCGSRLLVERSIYDDFKRRYLDKVKALKVGDPNDAASDLGALVSKPHFEKVMGCIERAKREGGTVLTGGSAVKLPGRCADGWFVAPTVIEGLPQDCATNREEIFGPVVTLIPFDSEDEAVAIANGTDYGLAASLWTRDLARAHRVAERIDFGIVWVNCWMLRDLRTPFGGVKHSGMGREGGVDALRFFTEPKNVCIAR, from the coding sequence ATGCGCGACATCGCACTGTCCAATCTGATCGACGGAAAATTGATTGCGCCCGCAAGCGGCGCATACATTGACGTGTTCGAACCGGCGACGGGCGAGGTTTACGCGCGCTGCCCGGATTCCGATACGCGCGACGTGGAAGCCGCAGTCGTGGCCGCCGAACGCGCGGCGTCGGCCTGGGCCGCACTGGCAGCAGGTGAACGCGCGCAGCATTTGCATCGGCTCGCGGATACCGTTGAAGCGCGGCTCGACGAACTCGCACGCGAGGAATCGCGCGATTCCGGCAAGCCTGTCATGCTGGCGCGCAGCGTCGATATTCCGCGCGCTGTTTCGAACCTGCGTTTCTTCGCCGAAGCGATCACCCAATGGCCGGGCGAGTCGCACGTCGATGCGCGCGCCGTCAATTTCACCTTGCGTCAACCGTTGGGCGTGGTCGGCTGCATCTCGCCGTGGAACCTGCCGCTCTACCTCTTCACTTGGAAGATCGCGCCGGCGCTCGCGGCGGGCACCGCGGTCGTGGCCAAGCCTTCCGAAATCACGCCGTTCACCGCGTTCCGGTTGGCGGAACTCGCGGTCGAATGCGGCCTGCCACCGGGCGTGCTGAACATCGTGCACGGCCTGGGGCCGAAGGTCGGACAGGCGATCGTCGAGCATCCGACAATCAAGGCCGTGTCGTTCACGGGCTCGACACGCACCGGCGCGTTCATCGCCGAGAGCGCGGCAAAACAGTTCAAGAAGGTGTCTCTGGAAATGGGCGGCAAGAACCCCGCCATCGTTTTTGCCGATGCCGATTTGAGCGAAGCGAACCTGGACATCATCATGCGTTCGGGCTTTTCCAACCAAGGCGAAATCTGTCTGTGCGGTTCGCGGCTGCTGGTCGAGCGGTCGATTTACGATGATTTCAAGCGGCGCTACCTCGACAAGGTGAAAGCACTCAAGGTCGGCGATCCGAACGACGCGGCCAGTGACCTCGGCGCGCTGGTATCGAAGCCGCACTTCGAAAAAGTGATGGGCTGCATCGAACGCGCGAAACGGGAAGGCGGCACGGTGTTGACCGGCGGCAGCGCCGTGAAGCTCCCGGGCCGCTGCGCCGATGGCTGGTTCGTCGCACCCACCGTGATCGAAGGCTTGCCGCAGGATTGCGCCACCAACCGCGAGGAAATCTTCGGGCCGGTGGTGACGCTGATCCCGTTCGATTCCGAAGACGAGGCGGTCGCGATCGCCAACGGCACCGACTACGGTCTCGCTGCGTCGCTGTGGACGCGCGACCTCGCGCGCGCGCATCGCGTGGCGGAGCGTATCGACTTCGGCATCGTCTGGGTGAACTGCTGGATGCTGCGCGACCTGCGCACGCCGTTCGGCGGCGTCAAGCATTCCGGCATGGGCCGCGAAGGCGGCGTGGACGCGCTGCGCTTTTTCACCGAACCCAAAAACGTCTGCATCGCGCGGTAA
- a CDS encoding Oxidoreductase, short-chain dehydrogenase/reductase family, protein MDLDLTGRHALVCGASQGIGRACAIELAELGANVTVLARREDVLKQLVAELPRMHAAQRHDFLAADSGDTDGLRAAAESLVAAQPVHILVNNSGGPPPGPVHGTKVEAFLDAYRKHLVANHVLAETVIPGMQAAHFGRIVNIISTSVKEPIQGLGVSNTTRWAVASWSKTLATELAPFGITVNNVLPGSTHTPRIEQIVQTRAQKSGVDVKAMQHEMESEIPMRRFADPSEIAAAVAFLCSPAAGYISGINVPVDGGRTRSL, encoded by the coding sequence ATGGATCTGGATCTGACCGGCCGCCACGCACTGGTTTGCGGCGCCTCGCAGGGCATCGGCCGCGCGTGCGCCATCGAGCTTGCGGAACTGGGCGCGAACGTCACCGTGCTCGCCCGGCGCGAGGACGTGCTGAAGCAACTCGTCGCGGAACTGCCGCGCATGCACGCTGCGCAAAGGCACGATTTCCTCGCCGCCGATTCGGGCGATACCGATGGCTTGCGCGCCGCAGCGGAAAGCCTGGTGGCCGCGCAGCCCGTGCACATCCTGGTCAACAATTCCGGCGGACCGCCGCCCGGCCCCGTGCACGGTACGAAAGTCGAAGCCTTCCTCGATGCGTATCGCAAGCACCTCGTCGCCAACCACGTGCTCGCGGAAACCGTGATTCCGGGGATGCAGGCCGCGCACTTCGGGCGCATCGTCAACATCATCTCGACGTCGGTAAAGGAACCGATCCAGGGGCTCGGCGTCTCCAATACCACGCGCTGGGCGGTGGCGAGCTGGTCCAAGACGCTGGCCACCGAACTCGCGCCGTTCGGCATCACCGTCAACAACGTGCTGCCGGGCTCGACGCACACGCCGCGCATCGAACAGATCGTGCAGACGCGTGCGCAGAAGTCTGGCGTCGACGTCAAAGCGATGCAACACGAAATGGAATCCGAAATCCCGATGCGGCGCTTCGCCGATCCGTCGGAGATCGCGGCGGCCGTCGCGTTCCTGTGTTCGCCCGCGGCGGGTTACATCAGCGGCATCAACGTGCCGGTGGATGGCGGACGCACGCGTTCGCTGTAA